The Microbacterium horticulturae genome has a window encoding:
- a CDS encoding CBS domain-containing protein, whose protein sequence is MTLARDIMTPAPRCVGENDTLVDAAKLMASLDVGALPICGEDKLLKGMVTDRDIVVRCLAEGGDPSTATAGSLAEGKPVTIGADDDVEEAMTVMSREQVRRLPVIDGHDLVGIISQADVARAMAPADTGETVADISQ, encoded by the coding sequence ATGACTCTCGCACGTGACATCATGACGCCCGCGCCGCGCTGCGTGGGCGAGAACGACACCCTTGTGGATGCCGCGAAGCTGATGGCTTCGCTGGACGTCGGCGCTCTTCCCATCTGTGGCGAAGACAAGCTGCTGAAGGGGATGGTCACCGACCGCGACATCGTCGTGCGGTGCCTTGCCGAGGGCGGCGACCCTTCGACCGCGACGGCCGGTTCGCTGGCCGAGGGCAAGCCGGTCACCATCGGCGCCGACGACGACGTCGAAGAGGCGATGACGGTCATGAGCCGTGAACAGGTGCGCCGGCTTCCCGTCATCGACGGGCATGACCTCGTCGGCATCATCAGCCAGGCTGACGTTGCGCGCGCCATGGCGCCGGCCGACACCGGCGAGACCGTTGCCGACATCTCGCAGTGA
- a CDS encoding ATP-dependent DNA ligase codes for MGRFTYQESVGVEIEDRALAHLQVVILDKLRRNESFAFTWREDASLGDGRTTVWLSSASSLVFKYHGSRVPQLSGAWLEALATIANGTAGLHLVPEPDPQAPAGA; via the coding sequence GTGGGCAGGTTCACCTATCAGGAGTCCGTCGGTGTCGAGATCGAAGACCGGGCGCTCGCCCACCTGCAGGTCGTGATCCTCGACAAGCTGCGCCGCAACGAGTCGTTCGCGTTCACCTGGCGCGAGGACGCCTCACTCGGCGACGGGCGCACCACGGTCTGGCTGAGCAGCGCGTCGTCCCTCGTCTTCAAGTACCACGGCAGCCGCGTCCCGCAACTGTCGGGCGCGTGGCTTGAGGCGCTGGCCACGATAGCCAACGGCACAGCCGGGCTGCACCTCGTGCCCGAGCCCGACCCTCAGGCACCGGCGGGCGCCTGA
- a CDS encoding FHA domain-containing protein has product MSNPTTTHASWGAGRPRLIVSREGLHQEHELEGERVVIGSGADADIRLDGLDALAGEIRHDDRDEFVFVPHAPGETNARLQPQEAAEGQDGEILRTGARFTLGDWTFVFMRDEYADHGRPFGGREGGEGTEQPEQPERPDYAAGEAGDPDMESERG; this is encoded by the coding sequence ATGTCGAACCCGACCACAACACATGCGTCGTGGGGTGCCGGGCGCCCGCGCCTGATCGTCTCGCGGGAGGGCCTGCATCAAGAGCACGAGCTGGAGGGGGAACGGGTGGTGATCGGTTCGGGCGCCGACGCCGACATCCGCCTCGACGGGCTCGATGCGCTCGCGGGCGAGATCCGGCACGACGACCGCGACGAGTTCGTCTTCGTGCCGCATGCGCCAGGCGAGACGAACGCGCGGCTGCAGCCGCAGGAGGCCGCCGAGGGGCAGGACGGTGAGATCCTCCGCACGGGCGCCCGCTTCACGCTCGGGGACTGGACGTTCGTCTTCATGCGCGACGAATACGCCGACCATGGGCGCCCCTTCGGCGGCCGAGAGGGCGGCGAAGGCACGGAGCAGCCCGAGCAGCCGGAGCGGCCCGACTACGCCGCCGGCGAGGCCGGCGATCCCGACATGGAATCGGAACGAGGCTGA
- a CDS encoding ATP-dependent DNA ligase, with product MGKFIYEGAVRVDIEDRILAHLQLVISSKLRRGEPFPFSWRDDASIGDGRTSVWLHPQSSLVYKFYGSRLPPLNPAWIDALAYTANSTSGLYVVPEPVEHPGEPMAIGEIP from the coding sequence ATGGGAAAGTTCATCTACGAAGGGGCGGTGCGGGTCGACATCGAAGACCGCATACTCGCCCACTTGCAGCTCGTGATCAGCAGCAAGCTCCGCCGCGGCGAGCCGTTCCCCTTCAGCTGGCGCGACGACGCAAGCATTGGCGACGGCCGTACGAGCGTCTGGCTGCACCCGCAGTCGTCGCTCGTCTACAAGTTCTACGGAAGTCGCCTGCCCCCGCTGAACCCGGCGTGGATCGACGCGCTGGCCTACACCGCGAACTCCACCTCGGGCCTCTACGTCGTACCCGAGCCCGTCGAGCACCCGGGTGAGCCTATGGCGATCGGTGAGATCCCCTGA